acacacacacacacacacacacacaccaggatgTCCTCATCTTTAGAGGTGGGCATTCTATGGGTGCCTGCAGGATCCAGAAGCAGGGAATGACCAACAGGTGTGAGCATTgttagaaaagaaagaggaagtagggatttttaaatttatgtaggAAGAAAGGAGATTGCTACTGGGAATCCGGGTGACTGGAAGAAGCTGCGTGTGGCTTCTCAGCCCAGCAGGGAGGAGGAGGCAAGAGCGGCGGAAAGTAGCAGGAAATGGCGAAAGCTCAGGAATGTTTCCAGAAGGGAAGGCTGGGCAAGCGGGACCAGGAGGAATGCCCAGACTAGAACTCCGgttagggggaggggaagagccaGAGAAGTGGTGGGGCCTGAGGAgtcccttaaaaaagaaaatcaaacagcaAAAAGGACACTATTACCTACACCCACTCCAAGCCACCGTTTTCTGGTGGTGGAAAACTTTCTCTCCTGTCACACCCACATGTCACACACCAACAAATCCGTGGCCCTACCCAGCTCCCGATGTACAGGTATGAGACAAACAGCTGTTTCTGGGGTGGAGTCGGtcctgggagtggggctgggaatCTATGAGcgagtctccctcccactctcgtACCAAACCCCAAGTCCAGCCCCCTTCAAGTAGGTCCACCCTTGGAAGGGGgtaagggagaggaaaagggctGCCTCTAATCTCTTACTCCTCAGAGCCAGAGATGTGAACTTCTGACTTCCTACCCAGTGGAGCATGAGAGCTCAGGAAAACTGAGCCAAAGtccccaaagagaaaaagaacaaggaaatgTTAAGCAGGTGAAGTTTCTGGGATTGAAGACAAAGCTTCTGAGGCGATGACCAGGGTCTTACAGGGATAACGCTCCTGAGGGGGCGTGGCCCTCTCAGGACGCGAGCATCAGAGAGACTCCCAGGAAGCAAGGCTTCTGGACACTCAGACGTGGATTAAAGAGGGGGCGGGGCTTCTAGAGGGGAGGAACCCCTAGAGAGGCGTGGCTTCTTGAATTCGAATAGTTCTTTGAGGGGCAGGGCTCTGCCCTTTCGGGAGATAGGCTTTTTGATAGACAGGAGTTGGCGGAGAATCGTCGCTAGGAGGCGGAGTTTCGGGGAATTGGAAGGACTAACGTAGGGTTTCTAGTAGTAGGGCCTGGAAGCATGTATGGGGGTGGGACTTCCAGGAAAGTCGGGCGACAGAGTGGGGTCGGGgacaataaatagaaaacaagtcGGGGTTCGGGGAGCCCCCTGAAGTTGGGAGGTGGGACTTCCGGGGAGGGGGTCGCAGGGGCGGGGCTTATAAGTGAAGACCGGAAGTAGGGTCCCGGGAGAGGGGTTCCGGGGAGGAGGAGTGGGTcacctaagaagaaaaaaagtcccAACTCACCAGGGCTTCATGGAGTCTCCGCACCGCACCGCGGGCCGATTTGGTTCCGGATCACGCCACTGCCTTCTAAGGTCGCCGCTCCAACTTTCTCCCCGGGCCCGGCCTCCCTGGAGAAACTTTATTTCACTCACTTCCGGCCTCACTAACCCCTGACCCTCTACCTCATCGTCCCTCCTTCACCCGGCCCACTTTCCCGTGTCAGCCAATGGCAGCACGAGAACGCGCACAGGAGCCGTGATAGCCAATAAGAGGCCTAGTTTTGACCTGCGTTTGTTCTTGAGCAACGTAAGCAGTGCACCTCCAATAAGGACTCAAGGAGAAGCAAATCTAAGCCAATCGGAGGCTTGAAGGTGGGGTTGTCCCGCCTTCTGCCAGAATGACCAATAGAAAGCGCGGGCGGTGTGTTTGAAAGCGAGGCCAAAGAGGGTGGGAGCGCGTGCTGCTGGGAGTTCTTTGGAGGTTGGCGGTGCGGGGCTGACGGTCGTCAGGCAGGGTGATTATGTCGCACAAGCAGATTTACTATTCGGACAAATACGACGACGAGGAGTTCGAGTACCGGTTAGTGCCGGCGCGGGGGCAATAACAAGGTCGTGAGCTTTGAAAAGTGAGGGCACGAGGAGTTAGTAACGCGGACTGAAGCTACAGAATGGCGCATGCGCGGGAGATGAAGGGACTGGGTGCGAGCCATGAGAGCGTAAGGCGCATGCGCGAAGGGTAGGGGGCGATCGTAAAAGAAATCCTCAAGAGGTAGAGAATTTGGAGTAAGCTCTCCTGTTGGGAGGAGGCGTGGGTGGACGTGGTTAGAGTATTAGAGTGCCGACCACCCTCAGCTTTGCGGGTTTCTGGATCATTCTCTCACCTTCACTGAGCAAATTGAATTTGCCTTCTTGAGACTACTTGTATCATGGCAACACCGTAGAGCCTCCTGGGAGAAGGTGGCAAAGGCGGATCCCGAATTTTCCTCGAGGCTTCAAAGTGAGGGGAGAGCCTGAGTGTTGCTTATTAATTCATGGAAAGGGGGCGTGGTTGCCTGGCTTGTTTTAGGAAGTGGGCTTCGAAGAATTGGAGTGGAATAAAACTGGCCAGGAGCATTGAGAAAAGACTTAATATAGACCTAATAGATTCCCGTCAAATATTTGAAGGGCATCTACTTAGGAAACAGTTATGGAGTGCTTATAGGTTTCAGGTGTTCTACTAAAGTGCAAGGATAAGCCATAGTCTCTGCTTTCAACAAACCTAAAAATCTGTGGAAGTAATGACAGATAGCAGAAAGAAGGTGATAATTGGTATGATAGAACTATGTACAGATTGTGGTGGGAGCACATACGACTTGCCAAGTATGGTGAAGAAAGGACTCCCTATAGTTTGCATTTGATAAACCCTAAATCCATAATTCTAGATTAGAAAATTAGGGAAGACAAAGAATTCTACAAATATTGGCATTCGACCAATCTATATGAAGCGTAATACTTAAAACAACTGGAAGCTTGCTTTCCTTGTGTTTCTTCAGCCTATTGCAGGGCTCTGGGCCTGCTGGAGAACTCAGTATCTGCTGACAAACAcactatttgtattatttttatgccAAATCCTTGGGAAAGGCCCCCCGGCCCTGTTTGGACCCAATTAACTTTCTTTTCCTCAGCTGTTTTCCTCTACATCTGAACTAGGCTAACTAAAATTAAGAGCTTATAATGTCTTTGCAGGGCTAGAAACATCACTAATTTCATCCCCTGGAAGATGTAAGTCTTGGCAGTGATATTTGGTTTAAGAaaagggtttgtttgtttttttggtctaaATAGGTATGGAAGCCAATCTTTATGCCAGGGACTTGTTAAGATGTAAGCTATTTTCAGACATTTAGACTAGAATTGACTCTTTGgtggaaaaaaatcccttttactTAGCACAGAGAGAGCATTCAGTACATTTTCATTGAAAATGATGAAGTCTGAATCACCCCAATTCATGTCAGAGTAGTAATTTCTTTGCCATGAAAGGAGACTTACCCTTGGTTAGAAAAGCATGGAGTTCCCCCCAAAGAAGTCTCATGGCACATCCCTTCAGAGTTAGGAAAATGAAGTTAGGATAGATCTTAAAGGATAAGATATATTTCACCCTTTGTTCTGACTCTTCCCTGATAGGGCTTTCGTCTCCATGAAAttacttctctcccttcctccttacAATTCTGTTCAAAATTGCCTTTACTtattaactgtgtgtgtgtgtgtgtgtgtgtgtgtgtgtgttgtggggttCCCATTATATTATTTTAGGGTCATCAACTAGAAGACTATAAGCTCCGAGAAGGCAGAGTCAATATATCAACAGTGCCTGGAATTTAGGTGCCCATTCACTGGTGTTATTCATTGATGTGtactttttaatatacttttgtgAGAATGTACGTATCTTGGCCTTTATTTCTAGCTGCCTCTGCCCCACAATAAGATTATATAAACTCCCTGCCATTAGGAACTAGTTTGTCTTTTCTTGCctctcttggcttttttttttttttttttttaatagtgtttatttatttttacttgttgacagtttgctttatttatttacttatggctgtgttgggtctttgtttccgtgcgagggcttcctctagttgcggcaagtggaggccactcttcatcgcggtgcgtgggcctctcactatcgcggcctcttgttgcggagcacaggctccagacgcgcaggctcagtaattgtggctcatgggcccagccgctccgcggcatgtgggatcctcccagaccagggctcgaacccgtgtcccctgcattggcaggcagactctcaaccactgcgccaccagggaagcccctctcttggCTTTATATGCAGGCACTCGTCTGACAGACTGTACCCATTATTGATACAGATTCCCCACCTTCCCATGTTTCTGTTACAGGCATGTGATGTTGCCCAAGGACATAGCCAAGCTGGTCCCTAAAACCCATTTGATGTCTGAATCTGAATGGAGGAATCTTGGTGTTCAGCAGAGTCAGGGATGGGTCCATTATATGATCCATGAACCAGGTCAGTGCAATGGCAGAAAGCAACCATGTAGGACTGAGGAAATGAAGGAATGATAAGGTTGCATAACCCAAAGAAATAGGGGGAAAGTGGGGATGATTTACTAGTTTCTTAACTCACCAGACATCTAGAAAAACAGGAGTGaccaaaaataagaaagtatCTGGGAAGTTCAGAAACAACCTGTCACTGAAAAAACCTCCTTTAATCTCTAATTTggtcagaggattttttttttttttttttttttaaggctacaTATACACTGGTAGAGGTTATTGGCCCCTGCTTCATTCTCCATCAGAAAGTGAATTTTGGGATGTGTTCCAAATAAACCAAGGAAAGTATATTTCTTGATAAGACACCAGACACCAAACTGCCAGACAAAACTAATAAAGGACGCCCCAGGGCTGCACAAACATAGCAAGAGAACTGATACTGACAATTCTGTACTTGGCACACAGGCCAGGCTTCGGGGTCTGCTTCTAAGGCCATATGCTTAAATCTTAATTTAGTTGTAAAGATCTGAGTGGGTGATACCTGGGAAGTGGGAGTGGGAGATACTATAGGTTGTGCATAGGATGATGTGAGCTTGTCTCTTAGATTTCACTCACTCTTTCAGAACCTCACATCTTGCTGTTCCGGCGGCCACTGCCCAAGAAGCCAAAGAAATGAAGCTGGGGAGCCACTTTTCAGCCTCATGCTTTATACAGCTGTCTTCATTTGCTAACATCTTTCTGATGACATTATTATGTTGCCTTCCTGTTTCTCACTTTGATATTTAAAGGATGTTCAGTACACTGTTTGAACGTGTTGGAGACTGCTTTGCTTCTTGAGCAGAACCAACAGGACCATGGCCCAGCCAGACAACTGCTCTTTGGGTTGCAGCCTCAGCTAAGTGTGACCCCCAAAACCAGTGTGAGCTCTGTATCCCGCAGAACACACTTGGCAGATGGAGGAAGCATCTAAGAATAAGACCGTGGCTGTTACAGGGATTGTGTaaacttcctgttttttttttctgccaggtGTTGTATGTATGGTGATTTATGTTTCAATGTGTTGGaaactttccattttattcaAGAAATCTGTTCCATGTTAAAAAGCCTTGATTAAAGAGGAAGTTTTTATAATCTAATTCTCTCATTGTAAAGGTTTTTCCCCCTCTCAGGGCAAGCATCACATTCGCTATCATGGTTCTAATTATATGCCCTTCAGTGAGATAATGAAGTTCAGCTCTTTGTTAATAATGAGGTTTATTTCAACATTCAGGTAACTGGTTTTTAATCTACTTTAAGCAGACTCTGCTGTCAAACATCTACTGAAATATATTTCACTCTAACTACAGGCCTAAGAAAGAGGTTATATGGGGACAACTTCATCTCATCAAAACAAATGAATTCTTTTCTACAGTCAGGGATGCTGCCATTAACGTAGTCCTGATTTTTGAAGGGTACACAAGGGTAAAGGGAGGAGGCTGTCAGCCAGAGGCTGCTAGTGCACTCCACTTCCTGACCAGCCTAAGGCTCAGGCACACCTCTGGCCTGTTCACTCTGCACAATGGTTTGGGGGTGTTTTCAGTGGTTCTCACTTTGGCTgaacattggaatcacctgggtaGCTTTAAAAGTGCTGATGACTAAGTCATTCGCAGGGAAATTgacttaattggtctggggtgtggcctggaTGAGGGAATATCAAGCATTCTTACACAGGTAGTTACAGCACTAACCTTTGAGAAAACAGTTGTAAACTGTGGCTATTTGAGAAAACATTTCGCCAAATAATAGCTTACCCTCTACTTTGAACAGAAGTGCTAAGTAAGGGAGATTAATCTTCCCACTTCTCTCTGTCttccattcattttttccttagaGCTGTAGTAGTtcaagtgtggtccctggaccagaagcatcaacatcacctggaaaCTCCTTAGAAGTGTCCATTCTTGGGCTccaccctagacctactgaatcaaactCTGAGGGTAGAACCTAGTgacattttaacaagctctctaGGTGATTCTGGTGCATACTTAAGCTTGAGAACCCACTGTAAAGGATCAGACCAGAGCTGATGTTTTGGGGAGGGCGGCGGGGCTTGTCAAATATCACCATTACTAAGAAAGATGATGTAGCATATATGGCTTATGTCATTAGGAAGGCctgactttgtttttttagagCTGAGACTCTCTTAATTGGAAAAAACACGGGGCTTATTATTTGAGAAAGAAGGGTCTAGAAGCCTGGCTCTACCATTCACTGTAGTGTTTTGTGGTTGTTGTATGGCATCCCTTCACCTTTTTGagcctgttgcccatctgtaaaaggggcaTCATATCTATCTTAGAGGGGTTTTAGGAGAGTAGAATGAGGCCAGGTGTGGTTCAGCAGTCctctaaatgaatgaattttagagCTTTACTACAGAAAACAGTGGCATCAGCATGACAGGAGtgtggtgctccaaggacaatTATGCTTAAAGGACAAAGAACGACCCTGCCTGAAAAAGTTGCAGCATTACACCCCCTACCGGACTCTTAATCGCCCTCCCCACCACGTTGAGATGGTTAcgaaattcctgagcccacctggacAACACCCACCTGGTCAATGGGacctgtcccaaataaggaaaggcatctgGGCTGTCCCACTCTCACCAGATAGAAGGAAGGTGTATGTGCCTCAGCCAATCAGTAAACGAAATTTTCACCCCgaccattcttttattttctggctataaaaactgatcaatagCACATGTTCGGGCTTGACTCTGCCAGACTGCTAGGAAGTTGGCCCACTGTTCTGGCAGCGacccttccctctaataaattctatcttctttacattctgcctgtgtctggaaattcttttccaacccgcGTTCAGACCACAACATTTGGTGGCCTGTACGGGGATCTCCAGGGGCatctctttccccacctcctctcctcattCCTTGGGACCCTCTGTGAACAGGCAAGTTGCTGTGGAAGCAACAGAGGAACTCTGGCCAGGGCCACAGCCTGTGTGTTCCGAAGGCTCCACGGTTCACTTTGCCCCTGTAACTGCCTCCCAGAGCAGGTGAGGatccctctgtcttccttccGACTGAGGACTAGGCCAAAGGGTATCGTGCGGGCATGGGTAAGGCATTTAAAAGCCATTAGGGTGCCTGCTGCTTGAAGACTCCCGTGAAAGGATAAGGGGGTCACGGAACGGACCAGGCTATTAGAGCGTCTGCCCCCAGCAAGACAACTTCCGTGCAACGCGAGGCACATTGTGGACAAAGCAAAACACAGCCCCCAGTCCCTTGGCCACCGCCTCCTCAGTAGGGATAGAAGGTGGAATCCTCAGTCCTCTTTTCTGTCgcttctgcttctttctcctcaGCTCGGACTGACTCCAAAGGACCTCACCGCCTCTAGGTCGTCCCGGGAGCTCCTTCCCATCCCTGAGAGTCTAATAACGGTGAGTCAATTCCCGGCTGGCTTCCGGGGATTCCCCTCTCTGGTCACTGATGCCCTGGCCGCACGgtttctcactgctctggccacCTCAGTCAGACGTGACAGCTGAGACAGTCAGCATTTTTGTGCCTAAGTCGCACGGAGACGTCACTGAGACAAAGAGGGCACATATGCctgtcagtgattttttttttttttttgcctgtcaGTGATTCTCAGTACCCCCATTCTATGGCATTGGGGCTAAGAATGGGTTCAGGTACATCTGTCCCCTTAGACTCACCTCTTGTTTATATTCTCAGGAATTGTAAGGAATTTGACCCAGACAGTCTCAAAAAGAAGaggctcattttcttttgtaacacGGCTTGGCCCCGATACAAACTGAGGGACCAAGAACAATGGCCTCTTAATGGGACGCTAAATTACAACATGATCCTCCAACTTGATCTCTATTGTTGGAAACTAGCAAAGGATTCTGAGGTTCCATATGTCCAGGCCTTCATGGCCCTCAGTCAGAATCTGAGCCTGAGGGACTCCTGTCACATGTGTCTCTCCATTGCCGCTTTAATGCCTcgtcctccccaccctcctccttcaGCTTCACTACCTcgtccctccccacctccccctccaccAGATATCTTGGATGACCCTTCTTGTCCCcgatctccccagcctcctcctcaACCTTCTgctccccaacccccacccctgTACCCAGAAGCAGACCTTCCACCCCCGCCCCACACTTGGTCACCAGTAGCCCAATGCTCTGAATCGAGTCCCGATATGCTTCCCCTACGAGAGGTCGCTAACGGAGACCTAGATACTATCAGAGTTCAtgtccccttccccatgtctgaTCTCTCTCATATTCAAGGGAAACTGGGCTCCTTTAGCCAGGACCCCTCCATGTTCATAAGGGAATTCCAGGCCCTAACTATAGCCTTTGACTTAACTTGGCCAGATATCCACGTGGTCCTAACTACCTGCTGCATCACGAGGAAAATGCCAGGATCTGGGCTGTGGCTCAGGCCTGGGCAGATGAGGCACACGCCCGAAATCCTAATGAGAACCGAGCAGGGGCAGAGGCAGTCCCACGGGCAGATGCAAGATGGAGataccaggaaaataaaaatgggccAGCAGGAGGGCTCACTAGGAGACATTACATGATTACCTGTCTACTAGAAGGTATGAAAAAGGCAATCATCAAACCTGTCAATTATAATAAACTCAGAGAAGTCACACAGGAATGCTCTGAGAATCTGGCCCTTTTTCAGGCCCAATTAGTAGAGGCTATGAGGAAATACACCAGCCTAGACCCTGAGATCCCTGAAGGTCAGGCTGTACTTGCAGTTCACTTTGTAAGCCAGGCATCCCCAAGCATAAGACAGAAATTACAGAAACTAGAGCAAGGGCCACAAACCCCATTTTCTGTCCTACTTGACACGGCCTTGAAGGTTTTTAACAATAGGGAGGAGGCTTCTAGGAACAGACGAGAActaagagaggaggaaaaattaaaacGACATGCTCACTATATGGCTCTTGCCATTACTCAGTCCCTCCCACAACAGGGACCCACGGGAGCCCCTCTCCCATCTCAGAAACCACCACGGACCTGCTACCAATGCAGTCAGCAGGGGCACACTGTCAGGAACTGCCACACCCCACCACCCGATATCCCATGCCCTTATCATCAAAAGGGCCAACTGGAAGAGGAGTTGTCCCTGCCGCCCTCAAGCGGGTAGGCCAATTCCACAACCACCCAACACTCGGGGTTTTTCGGTCCCAGCCCCCGTGGGCCGAGGTCAAAA
The genomic region above belongs to Phocoena sinus isolate mPhoSin1 chromosome 1, mPhoSin1.pri, whole genome shotgun sequence and contains:
- the CKS1B gene encoding cyclin-dependent kinases regulatory subunit 1; amino-acid sequence: MSHKQIYYSDKYDDEEFEYRHVMLPKDIAKLVPKTHLMSESEWRNLGVQQSQGWVHYMIHEPEPHILLFRRPLPKKPKK